A genomic window from Paenibacillus sp. FSL K6-0276 includes:
- a CDS encoding serine acetyltransferase, which translates to MMKSFKTDWKANLKNPQTIMALFTYRYGNWVYYRVKSGLIRKPLWLLYRMMDVLFVRIVANGELHAQAQIGDALHLPHGLNGIIISPKAVIGNNATIFHQVTIGGRNNLGEPVIGDRAFIGVGSKILGPITLGNDVNIGAMSVVVKDVPDNASAVGIPARNILRDEPKPENTR; encoded by the coding sequence ATGATGAAATCATTCAAAACGGACTGGAAAGCAAATCTAAAAAATCCACAAACGATTATGGCTTTGTTTACTTATCGTTACGGAAATTGGGTGTATTATCGGGTGAAAAGTGGCCTGATCCGCAAACCTTTGTGGCTCCTATATCGAATGATGGATGTGCTGTTTGTCCGAATTGTTGCCAATGGAGAGCTTCATGCTCAAGCTCAAATTGGTGATGCGCTTCATTTACCGCATGGGTTAAATGGAATTATTATTAGTCCAAAAGCGGTGATCGGCAACAACGCTACTATTTTTCACCAAGTGACCATTGGGGGGAGAAATAACTTAGGGGAACCCGTGATTGGCGATAGAGCGTTTATCGGAGTAGGTTCCAAAATTCTAGGTCCGATTACGCTTGGAAACGATGTTAATATCGGAGCCATGTCTGTCGTGGTTAAGGATGTGCCGGATAATGCTTCGGCAGTAGGAATTCCTGCTAGAAATATTTTGCGAGATGAACCCAAACCTGAGAATACAAGATAA
- a CDS encoding UbiD family decarboxylase, with protein MKYSNLEECVNDLEKHGHLVRIREEVDPYLEMAAIHLKVYEAGGPALLFENVKGSKFRAVSNLFGTIERSKFIFRRTWNSTHNVIALRNDPVKALKNPFKYVGTGLSARKALPIKKPGGLPSGFQEISISDLPLITHWPDDGGAFVTLPQVYSEDPDKPGIMNSNLGMYRVQLNGNDYELNKEVGIHYQIHRGIGVHQERANRKGEPLKVSCFIGGPPAHTLSAVMPLPEGMSEMIVAGLLSGRHFSYSYVDGYCISNDADFVITGEIHPGETKPEGPFGDHLGYYSLVHSFPVMRVHKVYAKKNAIFPFTVVGRPPQEDTAFGELIHELTGGAIRQEIPGVKEVHAVDAAGVHPLLFAIGSERYTPYQQVKQPAEILTIANRILGTGQLSLAKFLFITAEEKQPISTHDVEDFLTYILERINLRRDIHFYTNTTIDTLDYSGTGLNSGSKVIFAAVGEKKRELCTEVPDILKELRGSGNAKMVMPGLVALQGSKFTTYAEAAKEMNKLSEDIQASGALPSCPMIIVCDDSEFLSERIENFLWATFTRSNPSHDIYGVNSSTEYKHWSCDNVIIDARVKPHQAPPLIPDPAVQKYIERLFAPGGSLSGVRI; from the coding sequence ATGAAATATAGCAATTTAGAAGAGTGTGTTAATGATTTAGAGAAACATGGACATTTAGTTCGTATTCGTGAAGAAGTGGACCCTTATCTAGAGATGGCCGCGATTCACTTGAAGGTTTATGAAGCTGGTGGGCCTGCATTATTATTTGAAAATGTAAAAGGCTCGAAATTTCGTGCCGTATCCAACCTTTTTGGAACGATTGAGCGTAGTAAGTTCATCTTTCGGCGTACTTGGAACTCCACACATAACGTAATTGCACTTCGTAACGATCCTGTAAAGGCACTTAAGAATCCTTTTAAATATGTAGGGACAGGGCTATCCGCGAGAAAAGCTTTGCCTATCAAAAAGCCAGGGGGTCTACCAAGTGGTTTTCAGGAAATCAGTATTTCTGATCTTCCACTGATCACACATTGGCCAGATGATGGTGGCGCTTTTGTCACATTGCCGCAAGTGTATTCCGAAGATCCAGACAAGCCAGGCATTATGAACTCTAATCTGGGGATGTACCGTGTTCAATTGAATGGTAATGATTATGAACTCAATAAAGAGGTTGGCATTCATTATCAAATTCACCGTGGTATCGGCGTGCATCAAGAAAGAGCCAATCGAAAAGGAGAGCCGCTAAAAGTGAGCTGCTTTATCGGCGGACCTCCAGCGCATACGTTATCGGCTGTAATGCCTTTGCCAGAGGGAATGAGTGAGATGATCGTTGCAGGCTTGCTTTCGGGACGTCATTTTAGCTATAGCTATGTAGATGGATATTGCATTAGTAATGATGCGGATTTTGTGATCACAGGGGAAATTCATCCTGGTGAGACGAAGCCGGAGGGGCCTTTTGGCGATCATTTAGGATATTACAGCTTGGTTCACTCTTTCCCAGTCATGAGAGTACATAAAGTGTACGCTAAAAAGAATGCCATCTTTCCATTTACGGTTGTCGGTAGACCGCCACAAGAGGATACTGCATTTGGTGAGTTAATACATGAACTAACGGGTGGAGCTATCCGCCAAGAAATCCCGGGCGTTAAAGAAGTTCACGCAGTCGATGCTGCGGGTGTCCATCCCCTTTTATTTGCGATTGGCAGTGAACGTTATACGCCTTATCAACAAGTGAAGCAGCCAGCGGAAATTCTTACGATCGCGAATCGGATTTTGGGTACTGGTCAGCTTAGTTTAGCTAAGTTTTTGTTTATTACAGCCGAAGAAAAACAACCTATCAGCACACATGATGTTGAGGATTTCTTGACGTATATTCTAGAGCGAATCAACCTTCGCAGGGACATTCATTTCTATACGAATACTACCATCGATACCCTTGATTATTCCGGCACAGGATTAAACAGCGGAAGTAAGGTGATTTTCGCCGCGGTTGGGGAAAAGAAAAGAGAGTTATGTACAGAGGTTCCTGATATTCTTAAAGAACTTCGGGGATCTGGAAATGCAAAGATGGTGATGCCGGGTCTCGTGGCGCTTCAAGGTTCTAAATTCACTACTTACGCTGAAGCAGCGAAGGAAATGAACAAGCTTAGTGAAGATATTCAAGCATCGGGAGCGCTCCCGTCTTGTCCGATGATCATTGTATGCGATGATAGTGAGTTCTTAAGTGAAAGAATTGAGAATTTCCTGTGGGCGACATTCACGCGCAGTAATCCTTCTCATGATATTTATGGCGTGAACAGTTCTACGGAGTATAAGCATTGGTCATGTGATAACGTGATTATTGATGCGCGTGTAAAACCTCACCAAGCGCCACCCTTAATTCCTGATCCAGCGGTTCAAAAGTATATTGAACGATTGTTTGCTCCGGGTGGCAGCTTAAGCGGGGTTCGAATCTAG
- a CDS encoding DUF2269 family protein, with translation MDLMDIISKIVVVIHVIAAIVGIGPAFVLPLLTSSAKTGSQLRFVFGIMKKINRFPKTGGVTLIVTGILLMIIDKMGLSVLWINLSLLFFIVIEVIIIGMVEPRMNKLTKLVMASHGEEIPEGYAAAMNKIAPLEAAVHVLTIVIIILMVVKPV, from the coding sequence ATGGATTTGATGGATATTATCTCTAAGATTGTAGTAGTGATACATGTAATAGCTGCCATAGTGGGAATTGGACCTGCCTTTGTGTTGCCATTACTGACAAGCTCAGCCAAGACAGGCAGCCAACTTCGTTTTGTATTTGGAATTATGAAGAAAATAAACAGGTTCCCGAAGACAGGGGGGGTCACCCTGATTGTTACAGGTATTTTATTAATGATTATCGATAAAATGGGCTTGTCGGTGTTGTGGATAAATCTTTCGTTGTTATTTTTTATTGTGATAGAGGTCATTATTATTGGAATGGTTGAGCCTCGAATGAATAAGCTAACTAAGCTCGTTATGGCTAGCCATGGCGAGGAAATCCCTGAAGGTTACGCCGCTGCTATGAACAAGATCGCTCCGTTAGAAGCGGCTGTACATGTGCTTACTATCGTCATTATTATACTAATGGTAGTAAAGCCGGTATAG
- a CDS encoding helix-turn-helix transcriptional regulator, which translates to MKNRVKELRIEYGITQQELADKVSVSSRTIISLEKQKYNPSVLLAYKIASVFNLSIEETFIFDEDDK; encoded by the coding sequence ATGAAAAATAGAGTAAAAGAATTGCGAATAGAATATGGAATAACGCAACAAGAATTAGCTGATAAAGTAAGTGTATCTTCTAGAACAATCATCTCATTAGAAAAACAAAAGTATAACCCATCTGTGTTACTTGCGTATAAAATAGCTTCAGTTTTTAACTTATCAATCGAAGAAACCTTTATTTTCGATGAGGATGACAAATAA
- a CDS encoding AraC family transcriptional regulator: protein MSEIITKQQNELVKIIECYSEKDGVHQTAIPSLFFLRDSNASVPRHGVYKPSLCLVVQGAKEVWLAQERFRYTPSDYLIASVHLPVTAQVTEATPDVPYLGFKLEFTPSQILEVLQDTEARVHSKENPKRAMFVCQMESSLMDAVLRLARLLDQPKDIPVLAPLFTKEILYRVLQGQNGTALEHIVMEGSSTHQIKDVIEHIMNNYASSFRIEELAEIANMSVSSFHRYFKEVTAMSPIQFQKQLRLQEARRLLLTESADATDVAFRVGYESPSQFSREYSRMFGFPPRQDIKRLRA from the coding sequence ATGTCTGAAATAATCACTAAACAGCAGAATGAGCTCGTGAAAATCATTGAGTGTTACTCAGAAAAGGACGGTGTTCACCAAACTGCTATTCCGTCCTTATTTTTCTTGCGTGACTCGAATGCGTCCGTACCAAGGCACGGGGTTTACAAACCTTCCTTATGTTTGGTGGTCCAAGGGGCAAAAGAGGTATGGCTGGCACAGGAGCGTTTTAGATACACTCCTTCCGATTACCTAATTGCATCCGTTCACCTGCCAGTTACCGCCCAAGTCACTGAAGCTACTCCCGATGTTCCATATTTAGGATTCAAACTTGAATTTACACCGAGTCAAATTTTAGAGGTTTTACAGGATACTGAAGCTCGTGTTCACTCTAAAGAAAATCCTAAGCGAGCTATGTTTGTTTGCCAGATGGAGTCTTCTTTAATGGATGCGGTTCTCAGGTTAGCTCGTTTGCTAGATCAGCCTAAAGATATTCCAGTTCTTGCTCCACTATTTACAAAAGAGATTCTTTATCGGGTGCTACAAGGTCAGAATGGGACTGCATTGGAGCATATTGTAATGGAAGGAAGTTCAACTCATCAAATTAAAGATGTTATTGAACATATCATGAATAACTATGCTAGTTCATTTAGGATTGAGGAGCTTGCCGAAATAGCGAATATGAGTGTTTCTTCGTTTCATCGGTACTTTAAAGAAGTAACTGCGATGAGCCCTATTCAGTTCCAAAAACAACTGAGACTTCAGGAAGCCCGTCGGCTATTACTAACCGAGTCAGCAGATGCCACTGATGTGGCATTTCGAGTAGGCTATGAAAGCCCTTCGCAATTCAGCCGTGAGTATTCCCGCATGTTTGGTTTTCCGCCTAGACAAGATATAAAGCGCCTGAGAGCATAA
- a CDS encoding aldo/keto reductase: MQKVVLNNKVEMPVLGFGVFQIQDANECEQSVYDAILAGYRLIDTAASYQNEEAVGRAIKRSGVAREELFITTKLWVQDTGYERTKKAFEKSLNRLQLDYLDLYLIHQPFGDVYGSWRAMEDLYHEGKVRAIGVSNFQPDRLIDLIIHNEVVPAVNQVETHPFNQQIGNAKFMKENKVQIESWAPFAEGKNNLFENEVLVPIAEKYNKSVAQVVLRWLTQNEIVVIPKSVRKERIIENFNIFDFELSQEDMESITALDTRQSLFFSHNDPEMVKWISNRKLDI; this comes from the coding sequence ATGCAAAAAGTAGTTTTGAACAATAAAGTTGAAATGCCTGTACTCGGTTTTGGTGTTTTTCAGATTCAAGATGCAAATGAATGTGAGCAAAGCGTTTATGACGCTATTTTGGCAGGTTATCGCCTGATTGATACTGCAGCCTCATATCAAAATGAAGAAGCAGTTGGAAGGGCAATTAAACGGAGTGGTGTGGCAAGAGAGGAATTATTTATCACTACGAAGCTTTGGGTTCAAGATACTGGTTATGAGCGCACAAAGAAAGCATTTGAAAAATCGCTGAATAGATTGCAACTTGATTATTTGGATTTGTATTTAATTCATCAGCCATTTGGCGATGTGTATGGCTCTTGGCGCGCTATGGAGGATTTATATCATGAAGGCAAGGTCCGTGCAATCGGCGTTAGTAATTTCCAGCCGGATCGTCTGATTGATTTGATTATTCATAATGAAGTAGTCCCTGCCGTAAATCAGGTTGAAACACACCCGTTCAACCAGCAAATCGGAAATGCGAAATTCATGAAAGAAAACAAAGTTCAAATCGAGTCCTGGGCGCCTTTTGCTGAAGGGAAAAATAACTTGTTCGAGAATGAGGTATTGGTACCTATTGCTGAAAAGTACAATAAATCCGTTGCCCAGGTAGTTTTACGGTGGCTGACACAAAATGAAATCGTTGTGATTCCAAAGTCTGTTCGTAAAGAAAGAATTATCGAAAACTTCAATATCTTTGATTTTGAATTAAGCCAAGAAGATATGGAGTCGATTACTGCGTTAGATACGAGACAGAGTCTGTTCTTTTCACATAACGATCCTGAAATGGTGAAATGGATTAGTAATAGAAAACTAGATATCTAA
- a CDS encoding ATP-dependent DNA helicase, whose product MEQVGEWVGDVFYEILPEAGFEVRDEQIYMAFQVERAFAEKKTIFAEAGVGTGKTLVYLLYSICYARYRGKPAVIACADESLIEQLVKPEGDIAKLAKHLNMNIDARLAKSPDKYMCLKKLDHARNNDDGSLPLESLYTTLPDFVHSHAPMQQFHAYGDRRDYPDLNDEQWNKINWDTFQDCFTCDMRHRCGQTLSRDHYRKSSDLIICSHDYYMEHIWTFEARKREGQIPLLPEHCAVVFDEGHLLESAAMKALGYKMKHVVFEELISRLLQNEIRETLAVLIDEAIMQSEQMFKYIRRQCRSIPGSDRKSIELNAPLIREVHRMRSVIAAIEEELVFESGLYTIDEYQLRIVEERLETIEIALRLFEDSGALICWATEDSDGLTLSVMPRNVKEVLQDSLFTQKMPIVFSSATLSVDKSFQYLKDSLGIHDFLSFSVDSPYDYEHQMNVYVPELRSGDFTEKMEISLKLIQQTEGRALLLFRTREELLQFKQLNSLRSDCSPYSFLYEGDQEISYLISAFQRDEHSVLCAVTLWEGLDIPGPSLSNVIIWSLPYPPLDPVFMAKRAETSNPFEDVDLPYMLLRLKQGMGRLIRTGTDQGIVTVLAEAEGQHPVHEYITSVLPKGTKLQKLEM is encoded by the coding sequence ATGGAACAAGTAGGGGAATGGGTCGGAGATGTATTCTATGAAATTCTTCCTGAAGCAGGATTTGAAGTTCGTGATGAACAGATTTACATGGCTTTTCAAGTAGAGCGAGCTTTTGCCGAAAAAAAGACGATCTTTGCCGAGGCAGGGGTTGGTACGGGCAAAACTTTAGTGTATTTGTTGTATAGCATTTGTTATGCGCGTTATAGGGGTAAACCTGCGGTTATTGCTTGTGCGGACGAGTCGTTGATCGAGCAGCTTGTGAAGCCAGAAGGTGATATTGCCAAGCTTGCCAAGCATCTGAACATGAATATTGATGCCAGACTAGCGAAATCGCCTGATAAATACATGTGTCTGAAGAAGCTGGATCATGCCCGCAACAATGATGACGGGAGCTTGCCGCTGGAGAGTTTATATACTACTTTGCCTGATTTTGTACATTCTCATGCTCCGATGCAGCAGTTCCATGCCTATGGAGACCGTAGGGATTATCCAGATCTGAATGACGAACAATGGAACAAGATTAACTGGGATACGTTTCAGGATTGTTTTACTTGCGATATGCGTCACCGCTGTGGACAGACGTTGTCCCGTGATCATTACCGGAAGTCTAGCGACCTGATCATTTGTTCTCACGATTATTACATGGAGCATATTTGGACCTTTGAAGCGCGTAAGCGGGAAGGGCAAATTCCTCTGCTTCCAGAGCACTGTGCAGTTGTTTTTGACGAAGGGCATTTGCTAGAATCTGCCGCCATGAAGGCGTTAGGATATAAAATGAAGCATGTCGTCTTTGAAGAGTTGATCTCTCGTCTGCTACAGAATGAGATCCGTGAAACGCTCGCCGTACTTATCGATGAAGCGATAATGCAAAGTGAGCAGATGTTTAAATACATTCGTCGTCAATGTCGCAGTATCCCTGGATCGGATCGAAAAAGTATTGAACTCAATGCTCCGCTAATCCGTGAGGTACATCGCATGCGTAGTGTAATCGCCGCTATCGAAGAAGAATTAGTATTTGAAAGTGGACTTTACACGATTGATGAATATCAATTGCGGATTGTGGAAGAACGTTTGGAGACCATAGAGATCGCGTTGAGATTGTTTGAGGATTCAGGTGCATTAATCTGCTGGGCGACGGAAGATAGCGATGGCTTAACGCTGTCGGTCATGCCACGTAATGTTAAGGAAGTACTCCAAGACAGCTTGTTCACGCAAAAAATGCCAATCGTATTCTCTTCGGCTACATTATCCGTGGATAAATCATTCCAATACTTGAAGGATAGTCTTGGGATACACGACTTTCTGTCTTTCTCTGTAGACTCACCTTATGATTATGAGCACCAGATGAATGTTTATGTACCTGAGCTTCGGAGCGGTGATTTTACTGAGAAAATGGAGATCTCCTTGAAGCTTATCCAGCAGACTGAAGGAAGAGCCCTGCTGCTGTTCCGTACTCGCGAAGAACTCCTGCAGTTCAAGCAGCTAAACTCGCTGAGATCAGATTGTAGCCCATATTCTTTCCTATATGAAGGTGATCAAGAGATCAGCTATCTGATTTCAGCTTTTCAACGGGATGAGCATAGTGTGCTATGTGCGGTAACGCTGTGGGAAGGACTAGACATACCAGGACCTTCACTATCTAATGTGATTATTTGGTCGCTACCTTATCCTCCGCTTGACCCTGTATTTATGGCGAAACGTGCGGAGACCTCTAATCCTTTTGAAGATGTGGATTTGCCTTACATGCTGCTAAGACTTAAACAAGGGATGGGACGTCTGATCAGAACGGGTACGGACCAAGGAATTGTGACGGTACTTGCGGAAGCTGAAGGACAACATCCAGTTCACGAGTATATAACTTCTGTACTACCGAAGGGTACTAAGCTTCAGAAGCTCGAAATGTAA
- a CDS encoding YeiH family protein — MGDSQGLYQSNNKKQVGFALGIGLTLMIALVAKYLAGFPFLSIMGQLVIAILIGIIWRATIGVPGTITHGTDFSSKKLLRLGIILLGMRLNLMDIVAAGPRVFLMAVIVIVFTIPVVYGLARLFKVDKRLSILTACGTAICGAAAVVAIAPQIKAKDDETAIGAAIVAILGTIFTLLYTFLYPFLGLSDLGYGVFSGATLHEIAHVIAAADAGGNAAVDMAVIVKLTRVALLVPVAILIGIWTNRAERKVQGGQSKASWKSIPIPWFILGFLLVSGVNSLGIVSASVANGIVTIAYMLIAMAMAGLGLNVDLAAFRRLGMKSFAAGLIGSVLLSLVGFTLVHLLGLA, encoded by the coding sequence ATGGGGGATTCACAGGGATTATACCAATCGAACAATAAGAAACAAGTTGGTTTTGCGCTTGGCATTGGATTAACCTTAATGATTGCATTAGTCGCAAAATATTTAGCAGGCTTTCCATTTCTCTCTATTATGGGCCAATTGGTCATTGCCATCTTAATCGGAATTATTTGGCGGGCAACCATTGGAGTGCCGGGCACGATCACTCATGGCACTGATTTTTCCAGCAAAAAGCTACTACGTCTAGGGATTATCCTGCTTGGCATGCGGCTGAATCTAATGGATATCGTTGCAGCAGGTCCACGGGTATTTCTAATGGCTGTTATCGTGATCGTATTTACGATCCCTGTTGTATACGGACTTGCTCGACTGTTCAAGGTTGATAAGAGACTCAGTATCTTAACCGCCTGTGGAACAGCGATTTGCGGTGCGGCAGCGGTGGTGGCGATTGCTCCACAAATCAAAGCCAAAGATGACGAAACGGCCATAGGTGCAGCAATAGTAGCTATTTTAGGTACAATATTCACACTGCTCTACACTTTTTTGTATCCTTTTCTGGGCTTGTCGGATCTAGGTTATGGGGTATTCTCGGGAGCGACTTTACACGAAATTGCTCACGTCATCGCGGCTGCTGATGCAGGTGGGAATGCAGCGGTGGATATGGCGGTTATCGTCAAATTGACCCGGGTTGCCTTGCTCGTTCCGGTCGCCATCTTAATTGGGATTTGGACCAATCGTGCAGAAAGAAAGGTTCAAGGTGGCCAGTCTAAAGCATCGTGGAAAAGCATTCCTATTCCTTGGTTTATTCTAGGTTTCTTACTCGTCAGTGGTGTGAATTCGTTAGGGATCGTATCCGCATCGGTGGCAAATGGAATTGTAACGATTGCTTATATGTTAATCGCTATGGCGATGGCTGGTCTTGGTTTAAACGTTGATTTGGCGGCATTTAGACGGCTGGGGATGAAGTCTTTTGCAGCAGGACTTATAGGTTCGGTCTTGTTGTCCCTAGTAGGATTTACGTTAGTTCACTTGCTTGGGCTGGCATGA
- a CDS encoding MerR family transcriptional regulator produces the protein MKYCIGEFASILGVTADTLRLYEKHDIVRPTKDNSNNYRYFNDLDVRDLLMSRCTEVWGFDCRKWRR, from the coding sequence GTGAAATATTGCATAGGGGAATTTGCTTCCATTCTCGGTGTAACTGCGGATACGCTGAGGTTATACGAGAAACATGATATTGTTAGGCCGACTAAAGATAACAGCAATAATTACAGATATTTTAATGATTTAGATGTAAGAGATTTGCTAATGAGTAGATGTACAGAAGTATGGGGATTCGATTGCCGGAAGTGGCGACGCTGA